In the genome of Triticum urartu cultivar G1812 chromosome 5, Tu2.1, whole genome shotgun sequence, one region contains:
- the LOC125509756 gene encoding plant UBX domain-containing protein 10-like, with protein sequence MSSSSARDGAGGSSRNYRSGFARNLARLPSSIVEGLSRSIARRAPRSRPQGIQVPQHHQPPPQWPPLPAATPTPPPFVPEELFFFSAFEQQYGGHHPFFYGCRLSEVLAIARREGKHVFVYLHDPAHPYTEPFCRGTLCSDVVVEFLDANFVSWGAVTGRGEGSGMAASLQPGSFPFCAVVAPVSSESITVLQRVEGPVTPSELVEMLQRTIDEQRVAFRASMADDHAAAFRASRAEEEERRRSALRLRQEQDAAYLESLRKDQEKERSKRTLQEGTARPKPKPSTKYPGQAGRETSRTTQIRAPAHKETVPSHTTEANTKVMIRFPNGERRQQSFRHTDTIREIYKYANSLGIPGIGKYQLVRSYPRKTYGHQQLEMNLGDAGFHPSVTLYIEQL encoded by the exons ATGTCTTCAAGCTCGGCGAGGGATGGCGCAGGCGGGAGCTCGCGGAACTACCGCAGCGGCTTCGCcaggaacctcgcgaggctcCCGTCCAGCATCGTGGAAGGGCTGTCGAGGTCGATAGCCCGCCGGGCTCCGAGGAGCCGCCCGCAGGGCATCCAGGTCCCCCAGCACCACCAGCCGCCGCCGCAGTGGCCTCCTCTTCCAGCTGCCACTCCTACTCCTCCGCCCTTCGTGCCGGAGGAGCTGTTCTTCTTCAGCGCGTTCGAGCAGCAGTACGGCGGCCACCACCCGTTCTTCTACGGGTGCCGGCTCAGCGAGGTCCTGGCGATCGCCCGGCGAGAGGGCAAGCACGTGTTCGTGTACCTCCACGACCCGGCCCACCCGTACACCGAGCCCTTCTGCCGGGGCACGCTCTGCTCGGACGTGGTGGTGGAGTTCCTCGACGCCAACTTCGTGTCCTGGGGCGCGGTCACCGGCAGAGGGGAAGGGTCGGGCATGGCCGCGTCGCTGCAGCCCGGCAGCTTCCCGTTCTGCGCCGTCGTCGCCCCGGTCTCCAGCGAAAGCATCACAGTCCTACAACGG GTAGAAGGGCCGGTCACGCCGTCGGAGCTCGTGGAGATGTTGCAGAGAACCATCGACGAGCAACGCGTTGCTTTTCGAGCCTCGATGGCTGACGACCATGCTGCGGCATTCAGAGCCTCTAGGGctgaggaggaagagaggaggagaTCGGCTCTACGGCTGCGGCAAGAGCAGGACGCAGCTTACCTCGAGTCACTTCGGAAGGATCAG GAAAAAGAAAGATCCAAAAGGACTCTTCAGGAGGGAACCGCAAGGCCAAAGCCAAAGCCAAGCACGAAATATCCTGGCCAGGCAGGTAGAGAAACTAGCAGGACAACCCAGATCAGAGCACCTGCGCATAAGGAAACTGTACCTTCACACACAACGGAAGCAAACACCAAG GTAATGATAAGATTTCCCAACGGCGAGAGAAGGCAGCAGAGCTTCCGTCACACGGACACAATAAGGGAAATCTACAAGTATGCTAATTCCTTGGGCATACCTGGCATAGGAAAGTATCAACTTGTAAGGAGCTACCCAAGGAAAACCTACGGGCATCAGCAGCTGGAGATGAATCTTGGAGATGCAGGTTTCCATCCGAGTGTGACACTGTACATTGAGCAACTTTAG